A single window of Haliotis asinina isolate JCU_RB_2024 chromosome 5, JCU_Hal_asi_v2, whole genome shotgun sequence DNA harbors:
- the LOC137284419 gene encoding uncharacterized protein, which translates to MRFVFWIVVFSTCLLGATVDSVILKQYWKWKSTRTENEHKPDRTIMLTKAKVENRGRVAKNFAPNGNRCCKVGEKTAKKRLSCNSVGMYAAASAFNNYAPKSKIHLRNGRKFPKVLTAKIRKCSKEFSRKFEKCCKMKAEYYRHMKKCRRLRRSERKRCKELTRSRYRS; encoded by the exons ATGAGATTTGTCTTTTGGATTGTCGTGTTTAGCACCTGTCTACTCGGGGCTACAG TGGACAGCGTGATCCTGAAACAGTACTGGAAATGGAAGTCGACACGCACAGAGAATGAACACAAACCGGACCGGACAATCATGCTCACAAAAGCCAAGGTAGAAAACAGAGGCCGAGTTGCCAAGAACTTCGCTCCAAACGGCAACAGATGCTGTAAGGTTGGGGAGAAGACAGCCAAAAAGAGGCTGTCGTGCAATAGCGTTGGCATGTATGCCGCCGCAAGTGCATTTAACAATTATGCGCCCAAATCCAAAATCCACTTACGTAATGGAAGAAAGTTTCCTAAAGTACTGACAGCAAAAATAAGAAAGTGTTCGAAAGAGTTTTCcagaaagtttgaaaagtgttgTAAAATGAAGGCCGAATATTACCGTCATATGAAAAAGTGCCGTCGTCTGCGCAGATCGGAACGGAAAAGGTGTAAGGAGTTGACAAGGAGCCGTTACAGATCCTGA